In the genome of Coraliomargarita algicola, one region contains:
- the cas7e gene encoding type I-E CRISPR-associated protein Cas7/Cse4/CasC, producing MKLIELHILQSFPVSCLNRDDVGSPKSAVFGGVPRARISSQCLKRASRVLAQTTWPEAKFTGIRTRFINERFIEALLAAGLPEKEAKDKAKELCEVYGTIDPKNEFKIKTPLFISPNEIETVANLIKEGKKPKAASQKASPSDSADICLFGRMIANDPTINVEGAGMFSHALSTHKTNNEVDFFSAVGDHRKDAEDAGADHIGSLEFNSATYYRYIAINLDLLEAPSHLGGLSSDERKAILRAFIQSSLTSVPNARKNSMNAGTLPHEVLGIRKDKGQPLQLINAFEEPVKNTGKGFASTSLEKMKEHLSSIEKVWGPQGDKHYLTQTEGGLDAFIDALLQD from the coding sequence ATGAAACTCATCGAACTCCACATCCTCCAGTCCTTCCCTGTCTCTTGCCTCAACCGTGACGACGTCGGCTCTCCGAAATCAGCGGTCTTCGGCGGCGTGCCACGTGCGCGTATTTCCAGCCAGTGCCTCAAACGTGCCAGCCGTGTTCTGGCGCAAACAACATGGCCTGAGGCTAAATTTACAGGAATTCGAACGCGTTTCATCAATGAACGCTTCATTGAAGCATTGCTAGCAGCTGGGTTACCAGAGAAAGAAGCGAAAGATAAAGCGAAGGAATTATGCGAAGTCTATGGCACTATTGACCCCAAAAATGAATTCAAAATAAAGACCCCATTATTTATTTCACCTAACGAAATTGAAACCGTAGCAAATCTAATAAAAGAAGGAAAAAAACCTAAGGCGGCTTCACAAAAAGCATCACCTTCAGATTCAGCAGATATTTGCTTATTTGGCCGAATGATTGCCAATGATCCAACAATCAACGTCGAAGGCGCTGGAATGTTTTCACACGCGCTCTCGACTCACAAAACCAATAACGAAGTCGATTTCTTTTCTGCCGTAGGAGACCACAGGAAAGACGCAGAAGATGCTGGAGCTGATCATATCGGTAGCCTCGAATTCAATTCAGCCACCTACTACCGCTACATCGCGATCAACCTCGACCTACTCGAAGCCCCTAGTCACCTTGGCGGGCTCAGCTCCGATGAACGAAAAGCCATTTTACGCGCCTTTATTCAATCATCACTCACCTCTGTGCCGAATGCCCGTAAAAACTCAATGAATGCCGGCACCCTGCCCCATGAAGTCTTGGGCATACGCAAAGACAAAGGGCAACCACTACAGCTCATCAACGCCTTTGAAGAACCCGTCAAGAACACTGGCAAGGGCTTCGCTTCCACTTCGCTGGAAAAAATGAAAGAGCACTTAAGCTCGATTGAAAAGGTCTGGGGCCCACAGGGCGACAAGCACTATCTCACTCAAACCGAAGGCGGCTTGGATGCCTTCATCGACGCCCTCCTACAAGACTAA
- a CDS encoding BatD family protein translates to MPRYFIIVFSLLALSLSAQESEPQLPLQHVQAQAREQSFFTDRIASLRVDFDSVVDTPEDWPQQSDGFRILDIEVQATQSEPAGSQARIRFLPTKAGVVTLPAFDFQSASTHYQTAPIQIIVSEPQRSDQMSLQLTPHKLKVYVGEPLRIDLVWHSSINAAALKHLKLFPDYFNDPNISIVIPRSTAAEEVQVGLPIGGRRVIATRTRLEGNEKALGTIELPIFLRFEQAGKYTLPTTHLECALLEKPDQGFARYAAHFNNSFFTPVEPSERYRRIYTTAPAIDIEVLPLPIDSEQATFTGLFEPISIQASASPTELEIGQLMELEFKVSSSAPHGMLQLPPLSQQSGLRERFVVDDQYRTLWQADGSLFRTRLRPLATSTQAIPSLYFRTFNPETGSYQSIRTQAIPLHLKPSNGLDFIPHGTFEGAAVRLSSQTQGIWNNLEKNPMNDTLNLITQWLNQLFWPLLCLGPILFLILLPVVRERRRRALNPDYARRVAAYKSFKKIPRHAPEKWPAFLQFMATTFGSQSQAWTRGDSEQALQKIGADTATQQALQQIHDVTDAAEFSRQAPKPEYKNLNQIAQTIARHTGKLSLLLCLLTLGLSPQSKANEWSEAQQSFAQAQAAPVGSDASIAAYTVAALKFENLATTHRHGAEAWVNAGNAWYQAGELGRAIVAYRSAQAQRPFDSQLAASLASARASALNTVPDSRSYLQKIPTTWLKISCLILNTLFWGSLLVMLRYPRRSTYISSSLLAMCLLISASYLSHRILQSPPSGTIIVDSIYAKKGPGYAYANAFNEPLHDGLECTLIETRADWHHIQLNDQRSCWVPPNTLQLIQAD, encoded by the coding sequence ATGCCTCGCTACTTTATTATAGTTTTCAGCCTGCTCGCGCTCAGTCTGTCCGCTCAGGAAAGCGAGCCGCAATTGCCACTGCAACACGTTCAAGCACAAGCTCGCGAACAAAGCTTCTTCACCGACCGCATCGCTAGCCTACGAGTCGACTTTGACAGCGTGGTGGACACTCCAGAAGACTGGCCCCAACAATCCGACGGCTTCCGCATCTTGGACATCGAGGTGCAAGCCACCCAGAGCGAACCCGCCGGCAGTCAAGCCCGTATCCGGTTTCTACCTACAAAAGCAGGCGTAGTCACACTGCCAGCCTTTGACTTTCAATCTGCCAGTACGCACTACCAAACCGCTCCAATTCAAATCATCGTCAGTGAGCCTCAACGCTCCGATCAAATGTCGCTGCAACTGACACCCCACAAACTTAAAGTCTATGTCGGCGAGCCCTTACGCATCGACCTCGTATGGCACAGCTCCATCAATGCGGCCGCACTCAAGCATTTAAAGCTATTCCCTGATTATTTCAACGATCCCAACATCTCTATAGTCATTCCCCGCTCGACTGCAGCGGAAGAAGTGCAGGTCGGCCTCCCCATCGGAGGACGCCGCGTCATCGCCACCCGCACGCGGCTCGAAGGTAATGAAAAAGCACTCGGCACAATAGAACTGCCGATCTTTCTACGCTTCGAACAAGCCGGCAAATACACACTGCCCACCACACACTTAGAGTGCGCCCTACTGGAGAAGCCCGACCAAGGCTTCGCCCGCTACGCCGCCCACTTCAACAATAGCTTCTTCACCCCCGTAGAACCGAGCGAACGCTACCGGCGCATTTACACCACCGCACCCGCGATTGATATCGAAGTATTGCCCCTGCCCATCGACTCCGAGCAAGCAACTTTCACCGGCCTATTTGAGCCCATCTCCATCCAAGCCAGCGCCAGCCCAACGGAACTTGAAATCGGGCAACTGATGGAACTGGAGTTCAAAGTCAGCAGCAGCGCACCACACGGCATGCTGCAACTGCCGCCACTCAGCCAACAAAGCGGCCTGCGCGAACGCTTCGTCGTCGACGATCAATACCGCACACTCTGGCAAGCAGACGGCAGTCTATTCCGCACCCGCCTCCGTCCACTGGCCACATCCACCCAAGCCATTCCCTCACTGTATTTCCGCACATTCAACCCCGAGACAGGCAGCTATCAAAGCATCCGCACCCAAGCCATCCCGCTACACTTAAAACCCAGTAATGGACTAGACTTTATTCCCCATGGCACATTCGAAGGAGCCGCGGTCCGCTTAAGCTCACAAACACAAGGCATCTGGAATAATTTGGAAAAAAATCCCATGAACGACACACTCAACCTCATCACTCAGTGGCTCAATCAACTCTTCTGGCCACTACTCTGCCTAGGCCCCATTCTATTTCTAATACTACTGCCAGTCGTGCGCGAACGTCGCCGCCGCGCCTTAAACCCCGACTACGCACGCCGCGTAGCCGCTTACAAAAGCTTCAAAAAGATCCCCCGTCACGCCCCGGAGAAATGGCCTGCATTCTTACAATTCATGGCCACAACTTTCGGCAGCCAAAGCCAGGCCTGGACGCGTGGCGACAGCGAACAAGCCCTACAAAAGATCGGCGCGGACACAGCCACCCAGCAAGCACTCCAGCAGATTCACGACGTGACCGATGCCGCCGAATTCAGCCGCCAGGCCCCCAAGCCAGAATATAAAAACCTCAATCAAATCGCGCAAACAATTGCCCGCCACACTGGCAAGCTCAGCTTGCTGCTGTGTCTACTCACTCTTGGCTTGAGCCCCCAATCCAAAGCAAACGAATGGAGCGAAGCGCAACAAAGTTTCGCACAAGCCCAAGCCGCGCCAGTCGGTAGCGACGCCTCCATTGCCGCCTATACCGTAGCCGCTCTCAAATTTGAAAACCTCGCAACCACCCACCGACATGGCGCAGAAGCCTGGGTCAACGCCGGCAATGCATGGTATCAAGCTGGTGAGCTCGGACGTGCCATCGTCGCCTATCGCTCCGCACAAGCACAGCGTCCCTTTGATTCGCAACTCGCGGCCAGCCTGGCAAGTGCACGAGCCAGCGCACTCAACACAGTGCCCGACAGCCGCAGTTACTTACAAAAGATCCCGACCACATGGCTCAAAATCAGCTGCTTAATCCTCAACACACTCTTCTGGGGCAGCCTGTTAGTCATGCTTCGCTATCCCCGGCGCAGCACTTACATCAGTAGCAGCTTGCTGGCAATGTGCCTACTCATCAGCGCAAGCTATCTCAGCCACCGCATACTCCAATCCCCCCCATCCGGTACTATCATCGTCGACAGCATCTACGCCAAGAAAGGCCCTGGCTACGCCTACGCTAACGCATTCAACGAACCACTTCACGACGGTCTCGAGTGCACGCTTATAGAAACCCGCGCAGACTGGCACCATATCCAACTCAACGACCAACGCAGCTGTTGGGTGCCCCCAAATACCCTCCAACTCATTCAGGCAGATTAA
- the cas3 gene encoding CRISPR-associated helicase Cas3': MKDFTLNDCWAKTDPETGQPCLSVTEHCKIVGSVAETLLSRLPPLVANQLPQGSVALVAAHDIGKLTPGFQLKAPLWPWHQTLKESIIADSLTTNHAIVSQWHLQNHSALRGNKKSQYWLVSTGGHHGSYPLACRTMKQAPYEGGNNSFLQLRNELTELLIQSFGSLPLEIAKHEFERIHLLTGFTIFSDWIGSNADWFPANISTDDKSLRDRSHEVLDSLRWNPRIHQQRSFGHQFTPQAPETFSPRPIQSALLEAADSPGLYIVEAPMGMGKTEAALTTAYQRWTQGDERGLYFALPTQLTSNKIHDRITTFLENILDDDSTQTLIHGNTWLGDKKSQTICPAFKEMNPDQPENEANDINEALRWYSSTRKQLMAPFGTGTIDQALLAVLPARFAALRYFALAGKVVVIDEVHSFDPYMSALIDRLIRYLIKAGSTVIILSATLTAQRRAELVQAAGASERSQPQDYPLITKVPTGSTHATHVSVPYQLAPQTVNLRHQHMHPDIEDEFWESIADKVEAGANVVVIRNTVALAQNTYRQLKARLSSRIPDENIGLLHSRFPQNERQTNEDYWTGILGKDDAKRPQGSLLVSTQIVEQSVDIDADCLITDLAPTELILQRIGRLHRHQRPRPAGFEQATCYILHPSTDWEGDAETVKDALSPHHWIYPPLTLWQAAQTLAPLSTIQLPQDIRPLLEQAASCQVPAKASSALCQFHDEHSRKRSAMHGTAALRDVFNASAIDDNEGTETRYGIKPSALLIILPSAPVEQGGNVIWQLPDGSTETHRVGEFNYPLAKALQTHATRIPAYLVKAQLSNCPDWLKQHIESGVLAVQADDSSELQLVHNSESATHTLSYRHDLGISYEKNESISHFSDPEDFWF, translated from the coding sequence ATGAAGGACTTCACACTCAATGACTGCTGGGCGAAAACGGATCCAGAGACGGGGCAGCCCTGCCTCTCTGTTACCGAACATTGTAAAATCGTCGGCTCTGTTGCTGAGACCCTACTTTCCAGACTGCCGCCTCTCGTAGCGAACCAACTACCGCAAGGAAGTGTCGCGCTGGTCGCTGCGCATGATATCGGCAAGCTCACACCTGGTTTTCAACTCAAAGCGCCACTCTGGCCATGGCACCAGACACTAAAGGAAAGCATTATCGCTGACAGTTTGACGACGAATCATGCCATCGTCAGCCAATGGCATCTGCAAAACCACTCTGCTTTGCGAGGAAACAAGAAAAGCCAATATTGGCTGGTCAGCACCGGTGGACACCACGGGAGTTATCCCCTCGCTTGCAGAACGATGAAGCAAGCCCCCTACGAAGGTGGCAACAACAGTTTCCTTCAATTACGAAACGAACTTACCGAACTTCTCATACAGAGTTTCGGCTCTCTTCCGCTTGAAATTGCAAAACATGAATTTGAGCGCATCCACCTATTGACGGGCTTCACCATTTTCTCCGATTGGATTGGTTCAAACGCGGATTGGTTTCCAGCCAACATTTCAACGGATGACAAAAGCCTAAGAGATCGCAGTCATGAGGTTCTCGACAGCTTACGCTGGAACCCGCGCATCCATCAGCAACGCAGCTTCGGCCATCAATTCACCCCTCAAGCCCCCGAGACTTTCAGCCCTCGGCCCATTCAAAGCGCCTTACTTGAAGCGGCAGACAGCCCCGGGCTTTATATCGTCGAAGCGCCGATGGGAATGGGAAAAACTGAAGCAGCATTGACTACGGCTTACCAACGCTGGACGCAAGGCGACGAGCGCGGCCTTTATTTCGCTCTCCCAACTCAGTTGACCTCCAATAAGATACACGATCGCATCACCACATTTCTTGAAAACATATTGGACGACGACAGCACCCAAACCCTAATCCATGGAAATACATGGCTAGGCGACAAGAAGTCCCAGACCATATGTCCGGCATTCAAAGAAATGAACCCGGACCAGCCCGAGAATGAAGCGAACGACATCAATGAAGCGCTGCGATGGTATAGCTCGACTCGCAAGCAATTGATGGCTCCTTTCGGCACCGGCACGATCGACCAAGCATTACTAGCGGTGCTACCGGCGCGCTTCGCCGCACTGCGCTATTTCGCACTTGCGGGTAAGGTCGTGGTCATTGACGAAGTTCACTCCTTCGACCCCTACATGTCAGCGCTAATTGATCGCTTGATTCGTTATTTAATTAAAGCGGGCTCCACAGTCATCATTCTCTCCGCCACTCTCACGGCGCAACGCCGCGCCGAACTGGTGCAAGCGGCCGGAGCCAGCGAACGCTCCCAACCCCAGGACTACCCGCTGATTACGAAAGTGCCCACCGGCTCCACTCACGCGACCCACGTTTCAGTGCCTTACCAGCTCGCCCCACAGACGGTCAATTTACGACATCAGCACATGCATCCTGATATCGAAGACGAGTTCTGGGAAAGTATCGCAGACAAAGTCGAGGCTGGAGCCAATGTCGTCGTCATTCGCAATACCGTCGCACTGGCCCAAAACACCTACCGACAACTCAAAGCTAGACTATCCAGCCGAATTCCAGACGAAAATATCGGCTTACTACATTCCCGTTTTCCTCAAAACGAACGTCAGACCAACGAAGACTATTGGACGGGAATCCTGGGCAAGGACGATGCCAAACGCCCCCAAGGTAGCCTACTGGTCTCCACTCAAATCGTCGAACAATCTGTCGATATCGACGCCGACTGCCTGATCACTGATCTCGCTCCCACGGAACTGATCCTACAACGCATCGGACGTCTCCACCGCCATCAACGACCGCGCCCCGCTGGCTTTGAACAAGCCACCTGCTACATCCTGCACCCCAGCACTGACTGGGAAGGCGACGCTGAAACGGTCAAAGACGCGCTCAGCCCGCACCACTGGATCTATCCTCCACTGACTTTATGGCAAGCCGCTCAAACACTCGCCCCATTATCCACCATACAACTTCCCCAAGACATTCGCCCCTTACTCGAACAGGCTGCGTCCTGCCAAGTGCCAGCAAAGGCCTCATCAGCGCTTTGCCAGTTTCATGACGAGCACTCTCGCAAACGTAGTGCAATGCATGGCACCGCCGCGCTCCGTGATGTTTTCAACGCTTCGGCAATCGATGACAACGAGGGCACCGAAACACGCTACGGCATAAAACCCAGCGCCCTATTGATCATTCTACCGAGCGCACCGGTCGAACAAGGTGGCAACGTCATCTGGCAACTCCCCGACGGCTCTACCGAAACGCACCGAGTTGGGGAGTTTAACTATCCGCTCGCAAAGGCACTCCAAACGCATGCCACCCGCATTCCCGCCTATTTAGTCAAAGCACAGCTAAGCAACTGCCCCGACTGGCTGAAACAGCACATCGAATCCGGAGTGCTCGCCGTCCAAGCCGACGACTCCAGCGAGCTCCAATTGGTTCACAATTCAGAAAGCGCCACCCACACCCTATCTTACCGCCACGACCTCGGCATTAGCTACGAAAAGAACGAATCCATCTCACACTTCAGCGATCCGGAAGACTTCTGGTTCTAA
- a CDS encoding DUF6364 family protein: MKNITLKVDDETYRKARIRAAKAGTSVSAMVREFLNRDEDEIEARETKRIQAMEALYSIANQRAKSDRAPVQPMSRDDIYAERVR; encoded by the coding sequence ATGAAAAATATTACATTGAAAGTGGACGATGAAACCTACCGTAAGGCACGCATCCGCGCCGCGAAGGCGGGAACCTCGGTGAGTGCAATGGTGCGGGAATTTCTCAATCGGGATGAGGACGAAATCGAAGCACGCGAGACCAAGCGTATTCAGGCGATGGAGGCACTTTACTCCATCGCCAATCAACGCGCGAAAAGTGACCGTGCCCCTGTTCAACCCATGAGCCGAGACGACATCTATGCAGAACGCGTTCGTTGA
- the cas6e gene encoding type I-E CRISPR-associated protein Cas6/Cse3/CasE: MGDAFLAGSRRTNPNGDHQGMILTQAQIPYDITAREWKDGGFRDSYAWHKRVWEAFPGQAEAERNFLTRLDDTGHGFRLLILSADPPTRPDWCPSEHWHSKSVEASFFQHRAYRFSLLANPTKKLVVRDADGVKKKNGKRIALSKREDLIEWIERKAAQHGFSVDTHSLKMIPRPRQQFLKKGKSGTHTVTEYTGQLQVIDNAAFKQAAIHGIGSAKAFGFGMLCLVPLTTD; the protein is encoded by the coding sequence ATGGGCGATGCATTTCTGGCAGGCTCCCGTCGAACAAATCCAAACGGAGACCACCAAGGTATGATTCTGACTCAAGCACAGATCCCTTACGACATCACCGCCCGGGAATGGAAAGATGGCGGTTTTCGCGACAGCTATGCCTGGCATAAGCGAGTCTGGGAAGCCTTCCCCGGACAAGCTGAAGCGGAACGTAACTTCCTCACACGTCTCGACGATACCGGGCACGGATTCCGCCTATTAATCTTATCAGCCGACCCGCCGACCCGCCCGGACTGGTGCCCCTCGGAGCATTGGCATTCGAAGTCGGTCGAAGCCTCTTTCTTCCAACACAGAGCCTACCGGTTTTCTTTACTGGCAAACCCCACGAAAAAGCTCGTCGTGCGCGATGCCGATGGGGTGAAAAAGAAAAACGGCAAACGCATCGCCCTGAGCAAACGGGAAGACTTGATCGAATGGATCGAGCGAAAAGCGGCTCAACACGGCTTTAGCGTGGACACTCATTCTCTAAAAATGATTCCGCGCCCACGTCAGCAATTTCTGAAAAAAGGAAAGAGCGGCACGCACACTGTCACCGAATACACCGGCCAGCTGCAAGTTATAGACAACGCAGCGTTCAAACAGGCGGCCATCCACGGCATCGGTTCCGCCAAAGCCTTCGGCTTCGGCATGCTCTGCCTCGTCCCACTTACAACTGACTGA
- the casA gene encoding type I-E CRISPR-associated protein Cse1/CasA, whose product MQNFNLIESPWIPVRWRSASDHESPPLVSLKEAFSRSSEIADLDCAPHERIALTRLLVCITHAALGAPEDEDEWEGFGDTLAEDIPAYLQRDEIYPHFNLLGDGPRFLQSKVEKSAPLVPTSKLFPELSTNNNPTLLDHYGKYKSRDFSNADIALALLTFQNFYPPFKTGQPQGPCSKNSPLHTILLGKNLAKSILLNSLSLDIINEVYGKIGKPIWEEAAPPKDLSSFLTGLVPIHRKLWIKNAQDGFYHITADGGFKYPTYNDGFLIPSVSVVINKKGERYLLKAKIEKAIWRDLQTLSNIRQITTEIGFSSEAPLTLLAHEDSIKAKEARIWCGTLITNESKIEIQCESTYSIDHNILTAEGQHIYASGIDYCEKISVNLASSVKVYWQKITDPDPKKPAPGKGKAERHYWHSLDQEHRKLIQLASKPKDRIGKPKIGTPEAKDSWTTTVQKAALDAFDAVCPRNTPRELQAYAAGLRKLKLTIN is encoded by the coding sequence ATGCAAAACTTCAATCTCATCGAATCCCCCTGGATCCCCGTCCGCTGGCGCTCGGCCAGCGACCACGAATCGCCCCCCTTGGTCTCATTAAAAGAAGCCTTTAGCCGTAGCTCTGAAATCGCCGACCTCGACTGCGCCCCCCACGAGCGCATCGCCCTCACACGACTTCTCGTCTGCATCACCCACGCGGCGCTCGGCGCGCCCGAAGATGAGGATGAATGGGAAGGCTTCGGCGACACTCTAGCAGAAGACATTCCCGCCTACCTACAACGCGACGAGATTTATCCTCATTTTAATTTACTCGGCGATGGGCCGCGCTTTTTGCAATCCAAAGTAGAGAAATCAGCTCCCCTAGTTCCGACATCAAAACTATTTCCAGAATTATCGACAAACAATAACCCAACTTTGCTGGATCACTACGGGAAATATAAATCACGCGATTTTTCGAATGCAGATATAGCTCTTGCCCTTTTAACGTTTCAGAACTTTTACCCACCATTTAAAACTGGTCAACCACAAGGCCCCTGCAGCAAGAACAGTCCACTCCACACGATACTATTAGGCAAAAATCTAGCAAAATCGATCCTACTAAACTCCCTAAGCTTAGACATCATAAATGAAGTATATGGGAAAATCGGAAAACCGATATGGGAGGAAGCTGCACCTCCTAAAGATCTCAGTTCTTTTTTAACAGGCCTAGTGCCCATACACCGAAAGCTATGGATCAAAAATGCACAAGATGGATTCTACCATATTACTGCTGATGGTGGATTTAAATACCCGACATATAACGACGGATTTTTAATTCCCTCAGTAAGCGTAGTTATAAATAAAAAAGGCGAACGATATTTACTGAAAGCTAAGATCGAGAAAGCTATTTGGAGAGATCTTCAGACCCTTTCCAATATAAGGCAAATAACAACTGAAATTGGGTTCTCAAGCGAAGCCCCTTTAACTCTTCTGGCGCACGAGGATTCCATTAAAGCCAAAGAAGCCAGGATTTGGTGTGGAACACTAATTACCAACGAATCAAAAATCGAAATTCAATGTGAATCAACATACAGCATTGACCACAACATCCTGACAGCCGAAGGCCAACACATCTACGCATCAGGTATAGATTATTGTGAGAAGATTTCAGTAAATCTAGCTTCTAGCGTGAAAGTATATTGGCAAAAAATTACGGATCCAGACCCGAAGAAACCAGCGCCAGGAAAAGGAAAAGCAGAACGTCATTACTGGCACTCACTTGATCAAGAGCATCGCAAGTTAATCCAACTGGCTAGCAAACCTAAAGACAGAATCGGCAAGCCTAAAATAGGAACTCCAGAAGCAAAGGATTCATGGACAACAACCGTTCAAAAAGCAGCTCTAGATGCCTTTGATGCAGTTTGTCCGCGTAACACTCCACGAGAATTACAAGCCTATGCTGCAGGACTTCGAAAACTGAAACTAACGATTAATTAA
- the cas5e gene encoding type I-E CRISPR-associated protein Cas5/CasD has translation MPALAFYIDAPLQSWGASSKFQYRETNAFPTKSALIGLIAGALGIDKNLSSEANLLRPIADLKLTVVRLNKQLTQRAISPTRFTDFHTVGGGYTPLNERDQTSWQAMMCNHKASGGIKKTKGTPDGVITRRSYLTDARFAALLEGDAAILSQVQAALLDPVWGVWFGRKTCLPASPLTPTLGADRQAAFDQLLDALPAMTSAPLESFEYQEELDANPDQDGAFYQSDQPIAFGQHHGAVPAAYQARGIRHHRPATD, from the coding sequence ATGCCTGCCTTAGCCTTTTACATTGATGCGCCCTTACAATCCTGGGGCGCATCCTCCAAATTTCAATATCGAGAGACCAATGCCTTTCCGACCAAGAGTGCTTTGATCGGACTCATAGCAGGCGCGCTCGGCATCGATAAAAATTTATCTTCCGAAGCCAATTTACTGCGCCCGATCGCCGACTTGAAATTAACTGTAGTGCGCTTGAATAAACAGCTTACTCAGCGTGCCATCTCCCCCACACGCTTCACGGATTTTCATACCGTCGGTGGTGGTTATACTCCTCTGAATGAAAGAGATCAGACTAGTTGGCAAGCAATGATGTGCAACCATAAGGCATCCGGCGGAATAAAGAAAACTAAAGGCACCCCAGACGGAGTCATCACACGTCGATCTTATCTCACGGATGCCCGCTTTGCCGCCTTGCTTGAAGGTGATGCTGCGATCTTAAGCCAAGTTCAGGCGGCATTACTCGATCCCGTATGGGGCGTGTGGTTTGGGCGAAAAACCTGCCTGCCTGCAAGCCCACTGACGCCCACCTTGGGTGCGGACCGTCAAGCTGCTTTCGATCAGTTACTAGACGCCTTACCGGCAATGACAAGCGCGCCTCTGGAAAGCTTCGAGTATCAAGAAGAATTGGACGCCAATCCAGATCAGGACGGTGCTTTCTATCAAAGCGACCAACCCATCGCCTTCGGGCAGCACCACGGTGCCGTGCCAGCGGCCTATCAGGCACGCGGTATCAGGCATCACCGCCCAGCGACTGATTAA
- the casB gene encoding type I-E CRISPR-associated protein Cse2/CasB: MKKEEPKKDDVFIRMLTNMCKDRGTSAALRKYWSPTTTHYSYPILGRLRVPNHKHPDAITASLYAINPNHQNPGKSFAQACLQLAGGSIKAQAFETFEPHMLRLLASSELDELKQQLRRISIRLERAGIPINYNRLMWDLRKWAKESEDIKTAWAMHFWQAPVEQIQTETTKV, translated from the coding sequence ATGAAAAAAGAAGAACCAAAGAAAGATGACGTATTCATCAGAATGCTCACCAATATGTGTAAAGACCGTGGAACTTCCGCAGCTCTGAGAAAATATTGGAGTCCAACTACTACTCACTACTCATACCCAATTCTTGGACGGCTCAGAGTGCCCAATCACAAACATCCAGATGCAATTACAGCATCTCTTTATGCCATAAATCCCAACCATCAAAACCCAGGGAAAAGCTTTGCTCAAGCATGCTTGCAGCTAGCGGGTGGAAGTATCAAAGCTCAAGCATTTGAAACCTTTGAACCACACATGCTGCGACTGCTTGCTTCATCGGAACTCGACGAATTGAAACAACAACTTCGCCGCATATCAATCCGCTTAGAACGTGCAGGCATCCCCATCAACTACAACAGATTAATGTGGGACTTAAGAAAATGGGCCAAAGAATCTGAAGACATCAAAACAGCATGGGCGATGCATTTCTGGCAGGCTCCCGTCGAACAAATCCAAACGGAGACCACCAAGGTATGA